From Haloarcula sp. CBA1127, a single genomic window includes:
- a CDS encoding 50S ribosomal protein L22, which translates to MGISYSVEADPDTTAKAMLRERQMSFKHSKAIAREVKGKTAGEAVDYLEAVIEGDQPVPFKQHNSGVGHKSKVDGWDAGRYPEKASKAFLDLLENAVGNADHQGFDGEAMTIKHVAAHKVGEQQGRKPRAMGRASAWNSPQVDVELILEEPEVED; encoded by the coding sequence ATGGGAATCAGTTACTCAGTCGAAGCCGACCCGGACACGACGGCCAAAGCGATGCTCCGGGAGCGGCAGATGAGCTTCAAGCACAGCAAGGCCATCGCCCGCGAGGTCAAGGGCAAAACGGCCGGCGAGGCTGTCGACTACCTCGAGGCGGTTATCGAGGGCGACCAGCCCGTTCCGTTCAAACAGCACAACTCGGGCGTCGGCCACAAAAGCAAGGTCGACGGCTGGGACGCCGGGCGCTACCCGGAGAAGGCCAGCAAGGCCTTCCTCGACCTGCTCGAGAACGCGGTCGGCAACGCCGACCATCAGGGCTTCGACGGTGAGGCCATGACGATCAAGCACGTCGCCGCCCACAAGGTCGGCGAGCAGCAGGGTCGCAAGCCCCGCGCGATGGGGCGTGCCTCGGCGTGGAACAGCCCGCAGGTCGACGTCGAACTCATCCTCGAAGAGCCGGAGGTCGAAGACTAA
- a CDS encoding 50S ribosomal protein L23, translating into MSWDVIKHPHVTEKAMNDMDFQNKLQFAVDDRASKGEVADAVEEQYDVTVEQVNTQNTMDGEKKAVVRLSEDDDAQEVASRIGVF; encoded by the coding sequence ATGAGCTGGGATGTCATCAAACACCCACACGTCACGGAGAAGGCCATGAACGACATGGACTTCCAGAACAAGCTCCAGTTCGCCGTCGATGACCGCGCCTCCAAGGGCGAGGTCGCCGACGCCGTTGAGGAGCAGTACGACGTGACAGTCGAACAGGTCAACACGCAGAACACGATGGACGGCGAGAAGAAGGCCGTCGTTCGCCTCTCTGAGGACGACGACGCTCAGGAAGTCGCCTCCAGAATTGGGGTGTTCTAA
- a CDS encoding 50S ribosomal protein L2, whose product MGRRIQGQRRGRGTSTFRAPSHRYKADLEHRKVEDGDVIAGTVVDIEHDPARSAPVAAVEFEDGDRRLILAPEGVGVGDELQVGVSAEIAPGNTLPLAEIPEGVPVCNVESSPGDGGKFARASGVNAQLLTHDRNVAVVKLPSGEMKRLDPQCRATIGVVAGGGRTDKPFVKAGNKHHKMKARGTKWPNVRGVAMNAVDHPFGGGGRQHPGKPKSISRNAPPGRKVGDIASKRTGRGGNE is encoded by the coding sequence ATGGGACGACGAATCCAAGGACAACGGCGCGGCCGCGGGACCTCCACGTTCCGTGCTCCGTCGCACCGTTACAAGGCTGATCTGGAGCACCGCAAGGTCGAGGACGGCGACGTCATCGCCGGCACGGTCGTCGACATCGAGCACGACCCGGCCCGCTCGGCCCCGGTCGCCGCCGTCGAATTCGAAGACGGCGACCGACGACTCATCCTCGCGCCGGAAGGCGTTGGGGTGGGCGACGAGCTACAGGTCGGCGTCAGCGCCGAGATCGCACCCGGGAACACGCTCCCGCTGGCCGAGATCCCAGAGGGGGTCCCGGTGTGCAACGTCGAATCCAGCCCCGGTGACGGTGGGAAGTTCGCCCGCGCGTCGGGTGTCAACGCCCAGCTGCTCACCCACGACCGCAACGTCGCGGTCGTCAAGCTCCCTTCCGGGGAGATGAAGCGGCTTGATCCGCAGTGTCGCGCCACCATCGGCGTCGTCGCCGGTGGCGGCCGAACTGACAAGCCGTTCGTGAAGGCTGGCAACAAGCATCACAAGATGAAAGCGCGAGGGACGAAGTGGCCCAACGTCCGCGGTGTGGCAATGAACGCCGTCGACCACCCGTTCGGTGGTGGCGGACGCCAGCACCCCGGCAAGCCCAAGTCCATCTCGCGGAACGCCCCGCCTGGCCGTAAGGTCGGGGACATCGCCTCGAAGCGAACAGGTCGAGGTGGCAACGAATGA
- a CDS encoding 30S ribosomal protein S19 — translation MSSEYQIGHEGEFSFRGHTLDELQEMELEEVAELLPARQRRSIVRGLTEEKHKLLEKAREAGEEETANDPIRTHLRDMPVVPEMVGLTFAVHDGQNFERVKVEPEMLGHYLGEFQLTRSSVEHGQAGIGATRSSKFVPLK, via the coding sequence ATGAGCTCAGAATACCAAATCGGCCACGAAGGAGAGTTCTCCTTCCGCGGCCACACGCTCGACGAGCTGCAGGAGATGGAGCTCGAGGAAGTCGCGGAACTGCTCCCCGCTCGACAGCGGCGAAGTATCGTACGCGGCCTGACCGAGGAGAAACACAAGCTCCTCGAAAAGGCCCGCGAGGCCGGCGAAGAGGAGACAGCCAACGACCCGATCCGGACACACCTGCGCGACATGCCGGTGGTCCCGGAGATGGTCGGGCTGACCTTCGCCGTCCACGACGGCCAGAACTTCGAGCGTGTCAAAGTCGAGCCCGAGATGCTCGGCCACTACCTCGGTGAGTTCCAGCTCACCCGGAGTAGTGTCGAACACGGTCAGGCCGGTATCGGAGCGACACGCTCCTCGAAGTTCGTACCGCTCAAATAA
- a CDS encoding 30S ribosomal protein S3 — protein MADEQQFIEDGLQRTQIDEFFAEELGRAGYGGMDVAKTPMGTQIVLKAEKPGMVIGKGGKNIRKITTELEDRFNLDDPQVDVQEVDEPDLNARIVADRLANALERGWYFRKAGHTTIDRIMESGALGAEIVLSGKVTGARSRVEKFNRGYVKHNGEPAEEIVDSGVGVAVMKLGTIGVRVKIIPPNAELPDDFEIYEDVDVEDYVADTDGESVEELLEGEPEDSETAEELDEDVAAGAADDSEADEEFVDEEIVEEDVEVPTDDDVEDVDVDELEDAVDEELDEDVEAEAEELMDEMDDESADDEEGDDE, from the coding sequence ATGGCCGACGAACAACAGTTCATCGAGGACGGACTCCAGCGGACCCAGATCGACGAGTTCTTCGCAGAGGAACTCGGTCGAGCCGGCTACGGCGGCATGGACGTCGCCAAGACGCCGATGGGAACCCAGATCGTGCTCAAAGCCGAGAAGCCAGGGATGGTCATCGGCAAGGGCGGGAAGAACATCCGGAAGATCACGACGGAACTCGAGGACCGATTCAACCTCGACGACCCGCAGGTCGACGTGCAGGAAGTCGACGAGCCGGACCTCAACGCCCGCATCGTCGCGGATCGACTGGCCAACGCACTCGAACGTGGCTGGTACTTCCGCAAAGCGGGCCACACCACCATCGACCGCATCATGGAGTCGGGCGCACTCGGCGCAGAGATCGTCCTCTCCGGGAAGGTCACTGGTGCACGCTCGCGCGTTGAGAAGTTCAACCGCGGCTACGTCAAGCACAACGGCGAACCCGCAGAGGAGATCGTCGACAGCGGCGTCGGCGTCGCCGTGATGAAGCTCGGGACCATCGGGGTCCGAGTCAAGATCATCCCGCCGAACGCGGAGCTCCCCGACGACTTCGAGATCTACGAGGATGTCGACGTCGAGGACTACGTGGCTGACACCGACGGCGAGTCCGTCGAGGAACTCCTCGAAGGCGAGCCCGAAGACAGCGAGACGGCCGAGGAACTCGACGAGGACGTGGCCGCCGGGGCCGCCGACGACTCCGAGGCTGACGAGGAGTTCGTCGACGAGGAAATCGTCGAAGAAGACGTCGAAGTCCCGACTGACGACGATGTCGAGGATGTCGACGTCGACGAACTCGAAGACGCTGTCGACGAGGAACTCGACGAGGACGTCGAGGCGGAAGCCGAAGAGCTGATGGACGAGATGGACGACGAGTCCGCGGACGATGAGGAGGGTGACGACGAATGA